DNA from Desulfitobacterium chlororespirans DSM 11544:
TGGGTAGATTTTATTTCCTCACTTAACGATACTATTTGCATCCCTTTCCCCTTGCGGGTTCGGTAGAAGTCGGCAATATGATGATAAGCGATGCGGAGCGCCCACGATTTCAGGGTACTTTTACCCTCAAAATTAGGCAATGCTCGCCAGATTTTAGTAATCACTTCAGCGGTTACATCCTCAACATCACTTTGCGGTACCCGCAAACGTACAAAACGGTAAAGAATAGGAAAAAGCTCTTCATAAATCTCATCAAAGGAGTCCGCTTGCACTATGAGGAAACCTCCTCTCTCTTTCTGTTAATTTAGACGCTGGTATGTTTGAATATCTGACGATATTCTCTCTTTCTATTCCCCACGAAAAGAAAGAAATCCTGCCTATTAGGCAGAATTCCAGACATTGGCCTGCAACAGGTGTCACAGACCACTAGAGCAAAGGTGAAAGAAGACGCGCTAAAGCGATTTGCAAAGACAAAAGCGGCGTTCTGCTTTGCAGATCTTGCTGGGTTATCTGCAGGCTGTCCCGTAGATCCTGCTCTTGGTCGCGAACCAGCTTCTCTGCAAAATCAGAACCGAAGATCACCGCACTCAATTCGAAATCTATTTGAAAACTCCGTATGTCAAAATTGGCAGATCCGACCACACCTATCTCCTGATCAACAGTCAATACTTTGCTGTGCAGGATCCCCTTTTGGTAGCGATAGATCTCCACACCCGAGGGGATTAAATCGTGGAAATAGGAGGAGGAGGCCAGGTAAGGAAGCTTATGATCAGGTTTTCCCTGGACGATGATTTTAACGGCTACCCCTCTGGAGGCCGCGGTTTTCAGGGCCATGATCATACTTTCATCCGGTATGAAGTAAGGAGTCGTCACCACGATTTCTTTTTGAGCCGTGCTTAACATCGTGAAGAAGAGTTCCTTGATGGATTCATAATGGGAATCCGGTCCTCCGCCAATAATTTGGACCAGCTTTTCCCCGTCCGTCCGGTCCTCGGGAAAATAACGAGGGTCCCTATGGATTTCCTCCGTGAGATAATACCAGTCATTGAAAAAAATCTCCTGAATGGTGTGCACGCTGGTCCCTTCCAAGCGCAGATGGGTATCCCGCCAAAATCCGTACTTAGCGCTTCGGGATAAGTATTCATCCCCTATATTGATACCGCCCAGATAGCCAATCCTGCCGTCAATGACCACCAGTTTGCGATGATTGCGATAGTTCAAGGTCAAGAAGGCCCGTGGAAAGCGCAGGGGTAAAAACCACTGCAGCTCTATTCCGGCAGCTCTCAACTCTCTGAGAAAATTCTTAGCGAGTGTGCGGCTGCCCAGCCCGTCAAAAATCAAACGTATCTTTATACCCTCAGCGGCTTTGCGGATCAGCAGCTGTTGGACGGTCCTGCCAATGGCGTCGTCATGAAAAATATAATATTCCATATGAATATGGTCCTGAGCTTTTTCTAAATCCTCAAGCAGAGCCGCAAATTTTTCGTCTCCGTTGTGGAGAAGGGTAAGGGAATTATTCCGGGATAAAGGCGCGAAAGCCTTTCCTAATAAAAGCCGTGACAGGCCTTTGGCGTCGATGGACTCCTGGATATAGATCTCATTTTCAGAGAAATTCTCTTTTTGCTGATGGGCTAAAGCGGGCAATTGTTCCCCGGGTATATGTTTGGACCGGAATAAGCTTTTTTTAATCGGGGTGCAGCCGAAAACCAGGTAGATCAACAACCCTAAGAGAGGATTGAGGGCCAGAAAAGACAGCCAGGCCGCGGTCTTTTCCGGATTCTTCTTTTCTAAGCAAATGATAAGCAGCGCCAGTGAAAGGGCTAACAGAGCTGAACCGATCAAAAGTTTTATCAATTTAATCACCTTGTCCTGACACCGTTTTCTTGCATTTTGGTATGACAATAGTATGACAAAAAAAAGCAACTTCAATGCGAAGCTGCTTTTCTAAAGCTCAATCTCAATCCTTCTTTCTCCCATAAGCAATATAGCCAAAAACCAAAGCACAGATCACGAGGATACCGGGATGAACGCTGGTCATAAATAAGATAGCCAGGGCTACTACGGCAACAGCCCAGGTACTGCGGTATTTTTTGGGAAAGGATTTCTTGCCTAAATCATAGGCCGACTGAGCGATCAGAACCACCACGACCGGTCTTACCGCGGTGAGTGCGGCACTTAAAGCCGGCGTATGCGAGTATCTGATCAAAAGGTCTCCTAAAATCACAATCACAAAGGTGGAAAGGAGTGTCCCCAAGAGTCCGGCCAAAGCACCGGGCCAGCCGGCAACCTTATATCCCATATAACTTGCCAGCTTGGTGGCAATAGGACCCGGCAATGAGTTCCCAATTGCCAGGGCATCGGCAAATTCCTCTTCGGTCAGCCATTTATAGCGGGTAACCGCCTCCCGTTGAATTAAGGGAATCATAGCCGGACCTCCGCCAAAACCTAAATTGGTGGCACGGGCACAGCCAATAAACACTTCCCATAACTTTTTAATCATGTCATCACCTCAATATCCTTACTGAAAGACCAAAAGTCCAAAGACCATGGATAGGATAATTACAATTCCCGGATGCAGCTTCAATTTATAAAGGCAGATCATGGCCGCACCGGCTATGACCCAGCTCCAGATGCTTGGAAAGGCGCTTAAGCCCATGTCGAAAGCTGTCTTGGCCACCAGAACCGTCACCAGAGGGCGAACTCCGGTTAAGGCCCCTTTAAGTACAGGAGAATTGCTATGCTTCATCAAAAAGCCCGTTAAAGCAATGACCAAAATAGAGGTAAGAGCCAAGGTGCCCAGCAAGGCAGCCAATACTCCCGGCCATCCCGCCACATGGTAACCCACATATCCGGATAAAAGAGCGGCGATAGGGCCTGGCAACGAGGTTGCAATGGCCAGGCCTTCCGAGAACTGCTCCAAAGTCATCCAACCATGATTGATCACTTCTGCCTGAATCAGCGGAATGATGGCCGGACCACCACCAAAGGCCAAATTACTGGCGCGGAAAAACGCCAGAAAGATATCCAATAGTTGTTCCAATGATTTCATCTCCTCATCCTGAAAACCTTTCACATGGTTATCATTATAACAAAGTCCCACTCAATTGAGAACATCAAAAAGCAAAAAGGGCTGTTGCCCAAATGAACCCTAAAGTTCCTTGATACAACAGCCTCTTCTGGTCATCTTATCCGGTTCTGACCTTATCTTTTTCATTACTTTTCCGTTACTTAACAAAACCTTATTGAACAGGATACATGCCATGGGAATGCATATAGTTAAAGATTTCTTCACCATGTTCCTGCTCTTCTTTTTGAATATGATTAAGAATTTGCCTGAGATTTGTGTCCTGGAATTCAAAAATTGAGGTGTCATAGGTTCCAGAGACATATTTTTCAGTAGCCAGCATATCGCTGAGCATATTAAAATCTTTTTGGCTGTAGCTGTTGCTCCCTTGAGACTGCATCCCCTGCCCCTGCTGTTGCATTCCCTGGGCTTGCTGCCCTTGGGCCTGCTGTCCTTGGCCTTGATTCATGGACGGAACCTGACCGGACATGATCTGGCTGATGGTGTTATAGTGCTGCTGTTCGCGGGAAGCAAGGTTCTGGAACATTTGACTGAGATTTGAACATTCGGCTTCCTTGGCATATTTACTATATTTTTCGACACATAATTCTTCGTGACCTTTTAAGTCTTTAAGAAGCATTTGCTCCTTTTGACTGAGTTGAACTTGCATGAAGACACCTCCCTAAAATATTAACCCTAGTGTTGACCAATAACCGGAAACTATGTATTTTCCGGGAGAATTATTTAGCATTGAACGTTTTGCACCGAAACTTTTCTCTTGCTCCCACGTACTTTAGAGTAGAGAAACAAAATTATGGACTACGGGAGGGGGATATTAATATGGAAAAGCGCCTTTACCGCTCAGGAAGGGAAAAGATGTTGGCCGGGGTATGCGGTGGTTTGGGTGAGTATTTTGATGTGGACCCGACCCTGATTAGGCTGGCGGTTGTTATTGCCATCTTTGGCGCCGGCATGGGGTTCTTCGCTTACCTGATCGCCTGGATTGTTATTCCCAAGAATCCCGATCATAGATACTTAAACCCATGATTTCCTTTCAATTCCTGATTCAGACTATCTCTAAGCAGAGAATGCCCCTTGATGCAAAGTTCAAGCGGGCATTTTTTTCGGAAAACTCCAACTAAAGCCAAGAATCACTTTGCTGCAAATGGGTTAAATTAAGCATGAGATCTTAAAGTTAAGGAATAGTTGAATCGGGAGGAATATGATGTACAGAATGTCGGAGGAACAACAACAAAAAGTCTTTGCCAATTTTAAGAAAGTCATCGACAAACAAAACGCCGGACTTATCAATAAAGAACTCTACTATCATCTCAACCTGAACTGCAACTTTGTGGCTCATTTTAATCTGCAGGGATTTCGCGAAGCTTACTCCGGTGAAAACTTCCGGGAATTCGTGGATTACTTTAATCCTGCTTCCCCCTCCAGCCAGTGGCTGGCAGCACCTGAAATCAGTGCTGATTTTATTCCCCTCAATCAAGCCATGGTGGACTACGCATACCCAAACCATTAACTGTTTCTGGTACTTTTTAATACCCTTTGCCTGCCCCTTGTTGGAGCAGGAACATTTTGTAATACAGGCCTTTTTGAGCGAGGAGTTCATTATGATTGCCCCGCTCAACAATGTGTCCCTGATGCAAAACAAGGATAAGATCGGCATCCTGTATAGTGGAAAGCCGGTGAGCAATAGCGATGGTACTGCGCCCTTGGCGCATTTTGTTTAAGGCGGTTTGAATAGCCTCTTCTGTCTCTGTATCCACACTGGCAGTCGCTTCATCGAGAATAAGAATTTTAGGCTCTCCGGCAATGGTGCGGGCAAAGCAGATCAGCTGCCGTTGACCACTGGAGAGTGTGGAGCCCCGTTCACTGACAGGTTCCTGATACCCCTGCCCCAGCTTGGTGATGAATTGATCAGCCTCCACAAATTCTGCCGCCGCCTCCACCTCTCCTTCCTTAACCCGGGGCCGGTTGAGAGCAATATTACCGGCAATATCCCCGACAAAGAGGAAAGGATCCTGGGCAACCAGCCCAATCTGAGTGCGCAGCTCTTCCTGGGAAAAGTCATTCAAGGATAGGCCGTCAATCAAGATTTCTCCTTGATTAACAGGGTAAAACTTCATTAAGAGATTGGAAATCGTGCTTTTCCCGCTCCCGGTATGGCCTACTAAAGCTACAGTCTCCCCAGGGTGAACCGTAAAGGAAATATTTTTTAAGACTTCAGTGACACCATCATAGGAGAAACTGACATTGCGAAATTCAATCTCACCTTTTTCTATACCAGGAGCAGGAAGTGCACCGGCTTCCTGAACAGCATTCAAACCAAGTGCGGTGGTGGTCCGCCCGTCATCCAGCACTTCAAAGACCCTTTCCGCGGCGATAATCGCCTGCTGAAGCTGGGAAAGGCGCATTAAGATCATATTCACCGGGTCGATGAAACGATCCAAATAATTGATAAAAGCATAGAGCACTCCCACTTCCACCGGACCAATGATCGATTCCAGACCAAAGAAACCCAGGACCAAAATCAGCGCCAAGGTGTAGAGCAGATCCACTGCCGGACGCATCAGCGTGCTTTCCAGTTTAATATTGGCAATGGCCGCACCGTAATACTTCTCGTTAATACCGGCAAATTTCTTTTGAAAGGTTTCTTCCTGTCTCATGATTTGAATGATATTCATGCCTTGGATGGACTCATTAAGTATCGCATTCAACCTGCCCAGCTCCGCCCGGGAGATCCTGTATATCTTGGAGCTGATCTTGCGGTAGATTTGCATCAAAGCAACGATGATGGGGAGCAGCACCAGGCAGAAGGCAGCCAACCGGACATCCAGGCTGAACATGGCAATAAATATGCCCAGCAGAAAGACAATGTTCTGGACATAGGTTGATAGCACACCGATATAAAGCTCCTTAATCGCCTCTGTATCATTGGTGACTCTGGAGACTAAGGCTCCGGCCGGGGTCCGGTCAAAGACACTCATGGCCAAATATTGAACCTTGCTGAAAATATCCACCCTGATTTGTTGAATAATCAGCAAGGCTATCTTATTGAAACGAACCAATTGGTGATATTGAAGGAAAGAAGCCAAGATGACCAGCAGCAGATACCCACCGCCCAGGATCGTTAAAGCCAGAGGCTCCAGGCGTCCAGGGGTCAGGTAGTCATCCAAAAAGATCTTAATCAGTACAGGTCCGGCTACATCGGCCGCGGTACCCGCAACGAGCAAGGCAAAGGCAAAAACCAGGGGTTTAAGATGGGGCTTTAAATAGGTAAGGAGCCTGAAGATGGTCCTGCCCTGTCCGGTAAGACCGGCTTTGTGTTCCACTTCTTCGGCGATAAGGGTGCTCATGCCAGTCCGCCTCCCTCTTCGATCAAACTTTCCAGTTGTTGAGCCTGATAGGTTTCAGCATACCAGCCCTGATGCTCCATTAATTCGGCATGGCTGCCCCGCTCTACTATTTCCCCATTCTGAAGGACCAAAATCAAGTCGGCATGCTCAACAGCACTGAGGCGGTGGGCAGAGATCAAGGTGGTTTTTTGACTGCGGTTGCGCTTAAGCTCCAGGAGGATTTGTTTTTCCGTCTTGGCATCCACAGCCGATAAAGAATCATCAAGAATCAGTACCTCAGGATCGAGCAGCAGGGCCCGGGCAATCGAAATCCGCTGTTTTTGCCCTCCTGATAAAGTGACTCCCCGATCCCCGACAAGGGTCCCATAGCGCTCTTCAAACCGCTGGATATCTTCATGAATACAAGCCGTTTTAGCAGCCTTCTCAATTTCCGAGAGCTGGGCCTGGGGTTTCCCCAAGGCAATATTTTCGGCAAGGGTGGTGGAAAAAAGAAAGTGTTCCTGGGGGACATAACCAAAGATTCCTCGCAAGCTATCTAAAGGGATCTCCTCAATAGAGACACCGCCAATACGAATTTCTCCTGTCATTCCCGCAAACTCACGGAGGAGGACCCGGAAAAGGGTGGTTTTGCCGCTGCCGGTCTTGCCAACGATGCCCAGGGTCTGCCCTTCTTTAAGGGTGAAATGGATCTTTTTCAGCTCGGGCTTTGTCTGACCGGGATAGGTAAATTGTTCAAGAGCGCAGTAAATATCCCCCTTAACACTTTGTCTAAGCTCTGCCCTGCTTCCTGCAGGGGCTCCCTGTACGGAAA
Protein-coding regions in this window:
- a CDS encoding spore coat protein, translated to MQVQLSQKEQMLLKDLKGHEELCVEKYSKYAKEAECSNLSQMFQNLASREQQHYNTISQIMSGQVPSMNQGQGQQAQGQQAQGMQQQGQGMQSQGSNSYSQKDFNMLSDMLATEKYVSGTYDTSIFEFQDTNLRQILNHIQKEEQEHGEEIFNYMHSHGMYPVQ
- a CDS encoding ABC transporter ATP-binding protein, with amino-acid sequence MSTLIAEEVEHKAGLTGQGRTIFRLLTYLKPHLKPLVFAFALLVAGTAADVAGPVLIKIFLDDYLTPGRLEPLALTILGGGYLLLVILASFLQYHQLVRFNKIALLIIQQIRVDIFSKVQYLAMSVFDRTPAGALVSRVTNDTEAIKELYIGVLSTYVQNIVFLLGIFIAMFSLDVRLAAFCLVLLPIIVALMQIYRKISSKIYRISRAELGRLNAILNESIQGMNIIQIMRQEETFQKKFAGINEKYYGAAIANIKLESTLMRPAVDLLYTLALILVLGFFGLESIIGPVEVGVLYAFINYLDRFIDPVNMILMRLSQLQQAIIAAERVFEVLDDGRTTTALGLNAVQEAGALPAPGIEKGEIEFRNVSFSYDGVTEVLKNISFTVHPGETVALVGHTGSGKSTISNLLMKFYPVNQGEILIDGLSLNDFSQEELRTQIGLVAQDPFLFVGDIAGNIALNRPRVKEGEVEAAAEFVEADQFITKLGQGYQEPVSERGSTLSSGQRQLICFARTIAGEPKILILDEATASVDTETEEAIQTALNKMRQGRSTIAIAHRLSTIQDADLILVLHQGHIVERGNHNELLAQKGLYYKMFLLQQGAGKGY
- a CDS encoding PspC domain-containing protein: MEKRLYRSGREKMLAGVCGGLGEYFDVDPTLIRLAVVIAIFGAGMGFFAYLIAWIVIPKNPDHRYLNP
- the cls gene encoding cardiolipin synthase, with translation MIKLIKLLIGSALLALSLALLIICLEKKNPEKTAAWLSFLALNPLLGLLIYLVFGCTPIKKSLFRSKHIPGEQLPALAHQQKENFSENEIYIQESIDAKGLSRLLLGKAFAPLSRNNSLTLLHNGDEKFAALLEDLEKAQDHIHMEYYIFHDDAIGRTVQQLLIRKAAEGIKIRLIFDGLGSRTLAKNFLRELRAAGIELQWFLPLRFPRAFLTLNYRNHRKLVVIDGRIGYLGGINIGDEYLSRSAKYGFWRDTHLRLEGTSVHTIQEIFFNDWYYLTEEIHRDPRYFPEDRTDGEKLVQIIGGGPDSHYESIKELFFTMLSTAQKEIVVTTPYFIPDESMIMALKTAASRGVAVKIIVQGKPDHKLPYLASSSYFHDLIPSGVEIYRYQKGILHSKVLTVDQEIGVVGSANFDIRSFQIDFELSAVIFGSDFAEKLVRDQEQDLRDSLQITQQDLQSRTPLLSLQIALARLLSPLL
- a CDS encoding RNA polymerase sigma factor; the encoded protein is MQADSFDEIYEELFPILYRFVRLRVPQSDVEDVTAEVITKIWRALPNFEGKSTLKSWALRIAYHHIADFYRTRKGKGMQIVSLSEEIKSTQSTDDHSDHLLTVLSVSETLAKLSEQQVAVIQLRLIEGFSAIEVAQILGITQQAVDSLLYRAKKSFRKYYELENAGGIR
- a CDS encoding chromate transporter, which encodes MIKKLWEVFIGCARATNLGFGGGPAMIPLIQREAVTRYKWLTEEEFADALAIGNSLPGPIATKLASYMGYKVAGWPGALAGLLGTLLSTFVIVILGDLLIRYSHTPALSAALTAVRPVVVVLIAQSAYDLGKKSFPKKYRSTWAVAVVALAILFMTSVHPGILVICALVFGYIAYGRKKD
- a CDS encoding chromate transporter; its protein translation is MKSLEQLLDIFLAFFRASNLAFGGGPAIIPLIQAEVINHGWMTLEQFSEGLAIATSLPGPIAALLSGYVGYHVAGWPGVLAALLGTLALTSILVIALTGFLMKHSNSPVLKGALTGVRPLVTVLVAKTAFDMGLSAFPSIWSWVIAGAAMICLYKLKLHPGIVIILSMVFGLLVFQ